CAGTTCGATCGGGCAGTCGATGTACCTGGCCGTGGCGAAGCTGGGCGGCTCCTTCTTCGCGGGCCTGACCGGTTTCATCCTGTACCCGTCACGGCTGCTGTTCTTCGTGATCGTGCCGACCATGGTCGCCCTGGACATCCTCTACGTGGTGTTGCTGCACCGGAGGATGCGGGCGGAGGGGCGTTCGCCGTGGGCTTGGCGAACACGCCCCCATGCCGTGGAGGAACCCGCGACGCGATGACCCGGGTCGACCGGGGCTGCGCTAGATGACGCCCTTACGCAGGGCGTAGGCCACCGCGTGCGGCCGATTGTGCAGCCCCAGTCGACTGGTCACCGTGGAGATGACCCGCTTGACCAGCCGTTCCGAGTAACCGAGTTTGACGGCGATCTCCGCCGTGTCCAGGCCGTCCGACATCAGCCGGAGGACCTCGATCTCCCTGGCGTTGAGGCCGGAGGCGTGCAGACCGTGCGGCAGCAGCACCTCGTGTTGCAGTCGCTTGACCTGCTTGAGTAGTTCGCCGAGCATCGCCGAGGGCAGCATCCCGCCCCCGGCGGCGGCCGTCAGCACCGCTTCCTCGATCTGCGGCCCGGTGATGGTCTGTCGGGGAAGCACCGCGACGACGTTGGACTCCACGACGGTGAACACGTCGGCGCTGCCGATCTCTCCGGTGACGAGCACCACCGGCGCGGACAGGATCGCCTTCATCCGGCGGAGGCGTCCCAGTGCCTCGACGTTGACTCGGTCGGCGACGAACACGATCACGTCGAGGCCTGCCCGCTGCTGCTGCTCGACGGCGACCACCTCGATCCTGGGCTGTGCATCGAGGTGGCCGACGATCGCCATCCGGGAGAGCGGATCGGAGGCCAGCACGAGCACTCTTACGGAGCTCACAACGGCTGCCCCCCAACGACGCTGACCACCGGGCCCGTGCCACCGGCGATCGCCTCGGCGTCCTCGCCTGCGGCCTCGGTCTCCTCGGCGATGCGCATGGCTTCGTCGATGAGGGTTTCCACGATCTGGTGTTCGGGGACGGTCTTGATGACCTTGCCCTTGACGAAGATCTGGCCCTTGCCGTTACCCGAGGCCACTCCGAGGTCGGCTTCGCGTGCCTCGCCGGGTCCGTTGACCACGCAGCCCATCACCGCGACACGCAGCGGGACCTCCATGCCCTCCAACCCCGCGGTGACCTCCTCGGCCAAGGTGTACACATCGACCTGGGCGCGGCCGCAGGACGGACACGACACGATCTCGAGTTTCCTCGGTCGCAGGTTGAGGGATTGCAGGATCTGGGTGCCGACCTTGATCTCCTCCACCGGCGGCGCCGACAGCGACACCCGGATGGTGTCCCCGATGCCCTGCCGCAACAACGCCCCGAACGCGACGGCGGATTTGATCGTGCCCTGGAACGCCGGACCCGCCTCGGTGACCCCCAGATGCAACGGATAGTCACAGGCCTCCGACAGCAACTCGTAAGCGCGGACCATCACGACCGGATCGTTGTGCTTCACCGAGATCTTGATGTCGTGGAAGTCGTGCTCCGCGAACAGCGACGCCTCCCACAACGCCGACTCGACCAGGGCCTCTGGGGTGGCCTTGCCGTGCTTGGCCAACAGACGCGGATCCAGGGATCCGGCATTCACCCCGATCCGGATCGGAGTCTTATGGTCGCGGGCGGCGTGGGCGATCTCTTTGACCTTGTCATCGAACTTCTTGATATTGCCCGGATTCACCCGCACCGCCGCACACCCCGCCTCGATCGCGGCGAACACATACTTCGGCTGGAAATGAATATCGGCGATCACCGGAATCTGCGACTTCGCCGCAATCGTGGCCAACGCATCCGCATCATCCTGCGTCGGACACGCCACCCGCACGATGTCACACCCCGACGCCGTCAACTCCGCAATCTGCTGCAACGTCGCATTCACATCAGCAGTCACCGTCGTCGTCATCGACTGCACCGAGACGGGGTGCTGACTGCCGACGCCGACGGAACCGACCTGGAGTTGGCGGGTCTGCCGCCGAGGGGCGAGCACGGGTGGTGGCAGCGTGGGCATTCCCAATGCGACGGAGGTCACCGCAGTATCCCTTCGAACGGAGTGGTCTGGCCTTCGGTGGAGGCTTCGAGCAGCGCTCTCGCCGTTGCGGCGATGGACTCGGCGGTGAGGCCGTGCTCGGCGAGGATGGCGCCGCGGCTTCCGTGATCGAGGAACTCGCGCGGCAGTCCGAGATTGCGCACCGGGGCGGACACCCGCGCATCCGAACAGGCCTGGGCGACTGCGGAACCGAAGCCGCCGACCCGCATCCCGTCCTCGACGGTGAGTACCACCCGATGCCGGGAGGCCAGGTGGACGAGCGTGGGATTCACCGGCAGCAGCCACCGGGGATCGACCACGGTCACCCCGATGCCGTCCTCGGCGATCGACTCCGCAGCATGTTTCGCCGGACCGGCCAGCACCCCGGTACACACCAGCAGCACGTCCAGCGGCAGCGACCGGCTCCGGTGCAGGATGTCGAGTCCGTCCATCGTGCCGACGGCAGCGATCTCGTCCCCTGCGGCGGCCTTCGGGAATCGCAGCGCGGTCGGGCCGTCGGTGATCGCCACCGCCTCGCTCAGTTGTCTCGCGAGCTGCACGGAGTCGCGCGGTGCCGCGACGCGCATCCCGGGCACCGCACTGAGCAGCGCGAGATCCCACATGCCGTGGTGGCTGGCGCCGTCCGGTCCGGTGACGCCCGCCCGGTCCAGGACGATGGTGACCGGCAGCCGGTGCAGGGCGATGTCCATCAACACCTGGTCGATGGCGCGGTTGAGGAAGGTCGCGTACAGGCAGACCACCGGATGCAGGCCGCCCATGGCCAAGCCCGCCGCGCTGGTCATCGCGTGTTGCTCGGCGATTCCCACGTCCACGATGCGATCGGGGAAGCGTTGCGCGAACGCGTGCAACCCGACGGGACGCAGCATCGCGGCGGTCAGCGCCACCACCTCGGGATGCGTCGCGCCGATCGCGGCCATCTCCTGGCCGAAGACCGCAGTCCAGGTCGGCGCGGATTTCCGGCTCGACCGGCCGGTCTCCGGGTCGATGACGCCGATTCCGTGCATGTGGTCGGCCACATCCTGCTCGGCGTGGGAGTAGCCCCGGCCCTTCTCGGTGACACAGTGGACGACCACGGGCCTGCACAGCCGCACGGCCTGCCGACACGCCTCCTCTACGGCGGCGGTGTCGTGGCCGTCCACCGGACCGAGATAGGCCAGGCCGACGTCCTCGAACAGGTTTCGTCCGGTCGATCCCGGTCGCCGCAGTTCGGCGAGGTGATCGGCGAGGCCGCCCACCGTGGGCTCATAGGAGCGACCGTTGTCGTTGAGCACGATCACCACGGGATGCTCGCCGCGACCGAGGTTGTTCATCGCCTCCCAGGCCAGACCGCCGGTCAGCGCACCGTCACCGATGACGGCGACCACCCGGCTGTCCTCGCCGCGCAACCGGACCGCCCTGGCCAGGCCGTCGGCATAGGACAGCGCGGTCGAGGCATGCGAGTTCTCGACGTGGTCGTGCGGCGACTCGGCCTGGTTCGGATAGCCGGACAACCCGCCCGCCGTGCGCAGCGAGTCGAAGTCGTCGTGCCGCCCGGTGAGGATCTTGTGCACGTAGGACTGATGGCCGGTGTCGAAGACGATGCGGTCGGTCGGCGAGTCGAACACCCGGTGCAGCGCGATGGTCAACTCGACCACGCCCAGATTCGGACCGAGATGCCCACCTGCCCGGCAGACCTTGTCGATGAGGAACTCTCTGATCTCGGTCGCCAGCGTGCCAAGCCGCTCCGGTGGGAGCTCTTTGAGGCGCTGCGGGCTGGTGATATGGCTGAGCAATGTGGTGGTTGTCATGTCTCACGCCGTTCAGATGTAGGGTGCCGCGCGCCGACTACTTCTGCCTGTCCGACTGCTGTCGACCACGGATCTCTCGCGGTCCGATGACATGTCGAGTCCGGGATGGGGCCCGACCGAGACGGTGGGACGTGGTGCGGGTGGGCGGATTCCGCCGTCGGGCTACTGCGCGCGATCCGGCAGATCCCGAACTGCGGCGGGAAGCTCGAAGTGGGTGGTCTCCCGGCTGATCTCGCGTTCCTCCACCGATACCGGTCCCAGTTCCCGCAGCGCACCCACCACCTCGTCGACCAACGCGGGGGGAGCCGAGGCGCCTGCGGTTAACCCGATCGTCGTCACGCCGTCCAACCATTCGGGCTGGATGTCCTTCGACGAGTCGATGAGGTAGGCGGGTGTGCCCTGCCTGCGC
This Actinoalloteichus hymeniacidonis DNA region includes the following protein-coding sequences:
- a CDS encoding helix-turn-helix transcriptional regulator, whose amino-acid sequence is MSSVRVLVLASDPLSRMAIVGHLDAQPRIEVVAVEQQQRAGLDVIVFVADRVNVEALGRLRRMKAILSAPVVLVTGEIGSADVFTVVESNVVAVLPRQTITGPQIEEAVLTAAAGGGMLPSAMLGELLKQVKRLQHEVLLPHGLHASGLNAREIEVLRLMSDGLDTAEIAVKLGYSERLVKRVISTVTSRLGLHNRPHAVAYALRKGVI
- the ispG gene encoding flavodoxin-dependent (E)-4-hydroxy-3-methylbut-2-enyl-diphosphate synthase, which gives rise to MPTLPPPVLAPRRQTRQLQVGSVGVGSQHPVSVQSMTTTVTADVNATLQQIAELTASGCDIVRVACPTQDDADALATIAAKSQIPVIADIHFQPKYVFAAIEAGCAAVRVNPGNIKKFDDKVKEIAHAARDHKTPIRIGVNAGSLDPRLLAKHGKATPEALVESALWEASLFAEHDFHDIKISVKHNDPVVMVRAYELLSEACDYPLHLGVTEAGPAFQGTIKSAVAFGALLRQGIGDTIRVSLSAPPVEEIKVGTQILQSLNLRPRKLEIVSCPSCGRAQVDVYTLAEEVTAGLEGMEVPLRVAVMGCVVNGPGEAREADLGVASGNGKGQIFVKGKVIKTVPEHQIVETLIDEAMRIAEETEAAGEDAEAIAGGTGPVVSVVGGQPL
- a CDS encoding 1-deoxy-D-xylulose-5-phosphate synthase, with translation MTTTTLLSHITSPQRLKELPPERLGTLATEIREFLIDKVCRAGGHLGPNLGVVELTIALHRVFDSPTDRIVFDTGHQSYVHKILTGRHDDFDSLRTAGGLSGYPNQAESPHDHVENSHASTALSYADGLARAVRLRGEDSRVVAVIGDGALTGGLAWEAMNNLGRGEHPVVIVLNDNGRSYEPTVGGLADHLAELRRPGSTGRNLFEDVGLAYLGPVDGHDTAAVEEACRQAVRLCRPVVVHCVTEKGRGYSHAEQDVADHMHGIGVIDPETGRSSRKSAPTWTAVFGQEMAAIGATHPEVVALTAAMLRPVGLHAFAQRFPDRIVDVGIAEQHAMTSAAGLAMGGLHPVVCLYATFLNRAIDQVLMDIALHRLPVTIVLDRAGVTGPDGASHHGMWDLALLSAVPGMRVAAPRDSVQLARQLSEAVAITDGPTALRFPKAAAGDEIAAVGTMDGLDILHRSRSLPLDVLLVCTGVLAGPAKHAAESIAEDGIGVTVVDPRWLLPVNPTLVHLASRHRVVLTVEDGMRVGGFGSAVAQACSDARVSAPVRNLGLPREFLDHGSRGAILAEHGLTAESIAATARALLEASTEGQTTPFEGILR